A single Dreissena polymorpha isolate Duluth1 chromosome 14, UMN_Dpol_1.0, whole genome shotgun sequence DNA region contains:
- the LOC127857732 gene encoding uncharacterized protein LOC127857732, translating into MKASRMSLPLPVPVPKGRTEVAAHAGSCTIPGFHECTDDNIMYSQPVLKTCPFKSKMKRSQNLDFRSLQNGLTGNDILSKYRARSPSVDAYDTDISRSPSPVIDNSINESFHLGFIYEDTIDDLLETSTIVRDDTFESLKDQTKPKEDPNQDRNSPLLESKYHRLYYPVEKDLSPSPSAPSCSISEKLETTFDESVTQNMQASIDTGYASGTPHDIDSDSMSSSGDLDTIPDHVSEVELEWDNDPSTHTLLADSPIANNLTSQVKPPYLMSHKNITEIDIACVKNEGTHNAMVDLYCVTHKFEDKNNENYVQCTFTIPRKHQNPQVSVGSKKYRRRSRSLADLDLTLEEKVIMLREEKAMVQRKIQDSILEDRKRRYEIDKNKSEKAEYKSEKAESKTLLWKTLQDLKTRLEGQSERLQSSYQAIQTLRARFTPRRQTLTVMETHV; encoded by the exons ATGAAAGCTAGCAGAATGTCACTTCCGCTTCCGGTGCCCGTTCCCAAAGGTCGAACTGAAGTTGCTGCACATGCGGGCAGTTGCACAATACCGGGTTTCCATGAATGCACTGATGATAACATTATGTATTCCCAACCTGTTCTCAAAACATGCCCGTTCAAATCCAAAATGAAACGCTCCCAAAATTTGGATTTCAGGTCACTTCAAAATGGTTTAACCGGGAATGACATCCTTTCTAAATACCGTGCTCGATCTCCCAGTGTGGATGCCTATGATACCGATATTTCCAGATCCCCCTCTCCAGTCATTGATAATTCGATTAATGAATCATTTCATTTAGGTTTTATTTATGAGGACACCATAGATGACTTGCTTGAAACGTCTACCATTGTGCGAGATGATACATTTGAGTCATTAAAAGATCAAACGAAACCCAAAGAAGACCCCAACCAAGACAGAAACAGCCCACTACTCGAAAGCAAATACCATAGACTTTATTATCCTGTTGAAAAGGACCTGTCTCCATCTCCTTCCGCACCATCTTGCAGCATTTCTGAAAAGTTGGAAACCACGTTTGACGAATCGGTAACGCAAAATATGCAAGCGTCTATTGACACCGGTTACGCTAGTGGAACGCCTCATGACATTGATTCTGACAGCATGTCGTCATCTGGCGACCTTGACACCATTCCCGATCATGTGAGCGAGGTGGAACTGGAGTGGGACAACGATCCCTCCACTCACACACTTCTGGCTGATTCGCCCATCGCAAACAATCTGACATCACAGGTCAAACCACCCTATCTAATGTCACATAAGAACATTACAGAAATAGATATCGCTTGTGTAAAGAACGAGGGAACACATAATGCCATGGTGGATTTGTACTGTGTAACACATAAGTTTGAagataaaaacaatgaaaattatgttcAATGTACATTTACCATTCCAAGAAAGCATCAAAATCCACAGGTAAGTGTGGGCTCCAAAAAATACCGTCGTAGGTCAAGGTCTTTGGCTGACCTCGACCTAACCTTGGAAGAAAAGGTCATTATGCTTCGGGAAGAAAAGGCCATGGTCCAGAGAAAGATCCAGGATTCCATACTAGAGGATAGGAAACGTCGTTACGAAATAGATAAGAACAAGTCGGAGAAGGCCGAGTACAAGTCGGAGAAGGCCGAGTCTAAGACATTGCTCTGGAAAACACTGCAG GATCTCAAGACGAGACTGGAGGGACAAAGTGAGCGGCTGCAATCCAGCTACCAGGCTATACAGACGCTCCGAGCGAGGTTCACACCGAGGAGACAGACGCTCACCGTCATGGAAACGCACGTGTAG